The following proteins come from a genomic window of Rhodobacteraceae bacterium S2214:
- a CDS encoding class I SAM-dependent methyltransferase yields the protein MQAVTQLASRMSQYRRQRVIKEFVEKSRPAGEQQSYECSLCGYKGHFDPIFGSNAIRFDGQCPDCHSRERHRFIKNWLDGSAPQGGFGSFLHFAPEACLETELRARSTQYRTADITPGRADLVLDMENIELPDASVDTVMANHVLEHVNDSKALPELLRILRPGGLAMLTTPVVHSWPKSYEDASIMTPDARHRHFGQADHVLFFGSDIEDRIRAAGFDLELVVADGAQAARYALTRGDTIYLARRPTG from the coding sequence ATGCAAGCCGTCACGCAATTGGCGTCCCGCATGTCGCAATATCGTCGTCAACGCGTAATCAAAGAATTTGTCGAAAAGTCTCGTCCGGCTGGTGAACAGCAATCCTACGAATGTTCTCTTTGCGGATATAAGGGACATTTTGATCCCATCTTCGGTTCTAATGCGATCCGCTTTGATGGCCAGTGCCCTGACTGCCATTCCCGAGAACGACATCGATTTATCAAGAACTGGCTCGATGGGTCCGCACCGCAGGGCGGCTTTGGAAGCTTTTTGCATTTTGCGCCAGAGGCTTGTTTAGAAACAGAATTGCGTGCGCGCAGTACGCAGTATCGGACTGCGGATATTACGCCGGGCCGCGCTGATCTGGTGTTGGACATGGAGAATATTGAACTGCCAGACGCGTCAGTGGACACCGTAATGGCGAACCATGTGCTAGAACATGTGAACGATAGCAAAGCGCTGCCCGAACTGCTGCGCATTCTACGCCCTGGTGGTCTAGCGATGCTGACAACTCCAGTCGTCCATTCGTGGCCCAAGAGCTATGAAGATGCGTCAATTATGACTCCAGACGCGCGACATCGCCACTTTGGGCAAGCGGACCATGTTCTGTTCTTCGGGAGTGATATCGAAGACCGCATTCGCGCGGCAGGATTTGATCTGGAATTGGTCGTCGCTGATGGTGCTCAGGCCGCGCGCTATGCCCTGACACGGGGCGACACAATCTATCTGGCGCGACGTCCAACTGGTTAA
- a CDS encoding glycosyltransferase family 4 protein — protein MDVLILAPQPFFIERGTPIAVRNLATALAKQGHHIDLLVFPGGKKLDINGVDVHRIPHLGFLSDIGPGFSIRKLIADIVMLPKAATLLRRGRHDLVIAVEESAYIALVLRHFFGVPYICDIDSSIPEQLDDKFNLPGWLVRLFERAEGRAARGAIGAITCCRALADITRAHAPDLPIQTLEDIPLTDDAPSLPVPEDCQFDVPVIMYVGNLEAYQGVDLLLDGFAAAVAKGANVQLVIIGGAPSHVSALRERAQKLGITAQVSILGPRPVAQIGRYLAQATIVASPRTKGRNTPMKVYSYLDSGRPLLATRLPTHTQVLDDDIAMLVDPDAASMARGITALIDDPSLRSRLANAAQIRVQSEFSRPAFERKLSRFMTEKIMPQIGMGQPNTRRNFEQRPATPDLHRDTWEKPSIENNK, from the coding sequence ATGGATGTACTGATACTTGCGCCACAGCCCTTTTTCATCGAACGCGGAACGCCTATTGCCGTGCGCAATTTAGCGACCGCATTGGCCAAGCAAGGCCACCACATTGATTTACTAGTGTTCCCCGGCGGAAAGAAGTTGGATATCAACGGCGTCGATGTTCATCGCATTCCTCATTTGGGTTTCCTCTCAGACATTGGCCCTGGGTTTTCCATTCGGAAACTAATTGCCGATATCGTCATGCTGCCAAAAGCTGCCACTCTACTCAGGCGGGGACGGCACGATCTTGTGATTGCTGTCGAAGAGTCAGCATATATTGCGCTGGTCCTACGCCACTTTTTTGGTGTTCCTTATATCTGCGATATCGATAGCTCCATTCCAGAGCAGTTAGATGACAAATTCAATTTACCGGGTTGGCTTGTACGGCTATTCGAACGCGCCGAAGGCCGCGCTGCCCGCGGAGCAATTGGCGCGATCACCTGTTGCCGTGCGCTTGCCGATATTACGCGCGCCCATGCGCCCGACCTTCCCATCCAGACACTCGAAGACATTCCGCTAACCGATGACGCCCCGTCCTTGCCGGTGCCCGAGGATTGTCAGTTTGATGTTCCAGTCATCATGTATGTCGGCAATTTGGAAGCTTATCAGGGCGTGGATCTGTTGTTAGACGGCTTTGCCGCCGCAGTTGCGAAGGGTGCTAACGTACAGCTAGTCATTATCGGCGGAGCGCCATCGCATGTATCCGCGCTACGCGAACGTGCCCAAAAACTAGGCATAACCGCGCAAGTTTCGATCCTTGGCCCCCGTCCTGTCGCGCAAATCGGACGGTATCTCGCGCAGGCAACCATCGTGGCGTCGCCGCGCACCAAAGGGCGCAATACGCCGATGAAAGTTTACAGCTATCTCGATTCAGGTCGCCCACTATTGGCGACACGACTACCGACGCACACGCAGGTACTGGATGACGATATTGCAATGTTGGTCGACCCCGACGCGGCCAGCATGGCCCGCGGGATCACTGCTTTGATTGACGATCCGTCGCTGCGGTCGCGGCTCGCAAATGCTGCACAAATCAGGGTGCAAAGCGAATTCAGTCGTCCTGCATTTGAACGCAAGTTATCGCGCTTTATGACCGAAAAAATTATGCCTCAGATTGGCATGGGCCAACCAAACACCCGTCGGAACTTTGAACAACGTCCGGCCACCCCGGATTTGCATCGCGACACATGGGAGAAACCTTCAATTGAAAACAATAAATAA
- a CDS encoding lipopolysaccharide biosynthesis protein, with protein sequence MKRKSASRPTFFANVSAMAGGRVLSIVAQILILPIIARYLTTSEFGAVALAMGIVVLAQLLSDGGLGKSLVRRPDYVAEEWDSVFWLLAGIGTLLSAVLLMTAPLWEALFAMPGLTELIRVLSIIPMIQSLSAVFNAALERDDRFVLLGGLRIVSVILSLGAAIGLATNGFGAWSLVMQQIVLFTTLAIGAVIASPFRPRLRLRPKWFRGHLRFARDTVGTSLVFTLQRQAPIMMLGFVLGAGPLGLYSMALRLLRLPELGLAGPASQVVFVRMARRTSDPAGIGALYLAALRLLALVIVPGMFCLAGFAPELIPLLLTDRWGNVALIFALAAPAFAIESTTSMAGMAFLAAGQTTLRLRMATERAILQIATIAIAVPFGINAVAFALSLFAIIYTPRLWWYAGRIAPFSRKKALGAIAWPVLSGIFIWLISAMLVSSLENQTAVFLFVLAIGMAAIGWVLAALPQLSELRGAIALFRKDEGTVSQVKDST encoded by the coding sequence TTGAAGCGAAAATCAGCTTCACGGCCTACATTCTTTGCGAACGTCAGCGCCATGGCGGGTGGTCGGGTTTTGTCGATTGTCGCCCAAATCCTGATTCTGCCGATTATTGCGCGCTATCTTACGACATCCGAATTTGGCGCTGTGGCGCTGGCTATGGGCATAGTCGTTCTGGCCCAATTACTAAGCGACGGGGGCCTAGGTAAATCCTTGGTACGGCGACCCGATTATGTCGCGGAAGAATGGGATAGCGTGTTTTGGCTGCTGGCTGGAATCGGTACTTTGTTGAGTGCGGTTCTACTCATGACCGCACCGCTGTGGGAGGCATTGTTTGCGATGCCCGGTCTGACCGAGTTGATACGGGTCCTTTCTATTATTCCCATGATCCAATCGCTTTCGGCTGTCTTCAATGCGGCACTAGAGCGCGACGATCGCTTCGTGTTGTTGGGTGGCTTACGTATCGTTTCCGTCATACTCAGCCTTGGTGCTGCAATTGGGCTTGCGACGAACGGTTTCGGGGCGTGGAGCCTTGTCATGCAGCAAATCGTGCTCTTCACAACACTTGCCATCGGCGCAGTGATCGCAAGCCCATTTCGTCCACGGTTACGGCTCAGACCCAAGTGGTTCAGGGGGCATCTGCGGTTTGCGCGCGATACGGTCGGAACTTCGCTCGTGTTTACACTGCAGCGACAGGCGCCAATCATGATGCTTGGTTTTGTATTGGGAGCAGGGCCGCTTGGGCTTTATTCGATGGCACTGCGGTTGCTGCGATTGCCCGAACTCGGTCTGGCCGGACCGGCTTCACAGGTCGTGTTTGTGCGGATGGCGCGGCGAACCTCCGACCCTGCAGGCATTGGTGCCCTCTACCTCGCGGCACTCCGCCTGCTTGCTTTAGTTATTGTACCGGGCATGTTCTGTCTCGCTGGGTTTGCGCCCGAATTGATTCCGCTCTTGCTGACCGATCGGTGGGGGAACGTTGCGCTTATTTTCGCGCTGGCAGCACCAGCTTTTGCGATCGAATCGACGACATCGATGGCAGGTATGGCCTTTCTGGCAGCGGGGCAGACGACGCTGAGATTGCGGATGGCAACCGAACGCGCAATCCTGCAGATCGCGACGATCGCAATTGCGGTGCCATTCGGCATTAATGCTGTGGCGTTTGCGCTATCACTCTTCGCAATAATCTATACGCCACGGTTATGGTGGTACGCCGGACGAATAGCCCCGTTTTCGCGAAAAAAAGCATTAGGTGCAATTGCTTGGCCGGTTCTATCAGGTATTTTCATTTGGCTGATATCAGCAATGCTCGTTTCTTCGCTTGAAAACCAAACTGCCGTATTTTTGTTTGTTCTCGCTATTGGAATGGCGGCAATTGGTTGGGTGCTTGCTGCACTGCCCCAATTAAGCGAATTGCGAGGTGCAATCGCATTATTTCGCAAAGACGAAGGCACCGTCTCACAAGTTAAAGATTCAACCTGA